Genomic window (uncultured Flavobacterium sp.):
ATTGATTTGCAACTTTTAAAGCTTCAGCTAATAATTCTTCTTTTGAACGACCGTCACGGTGTAATGTTTTTCCAAACATTGTTGCGTTAGTTTCAAAAGTTTCATCATAATCTAAGTTACTTCCTTTTGCATATAATACTTTTGCAGAAGGTCCTGCTACTTCTTTGATTCCTGCCAATAATGAAATAGCATTTTCCATTTTTGTAGCAACACTCCAGGTTCCCGGCATGTTTTCTTTAGCATCAGCCAGTGGCCCGATTAAAGCAATTGTTCCGGATTTTTTAAGTGGCAATACTTGGTTTTGATTTTTTAACAAAACCAATGATTGTGCAGAAATTGATCTTGCTTCTTTTCTGCTGTTTGAAGTAAAAATCTCCGTTTTCGCTCTTTTTTCATCGCAGTATTTATACGGATCCTGAAATAATCCTAAATCGTATTTTGCTTCTAAAATAAGTTTTACTGCATTGTCGATTGTCTCGATAGAAACTCTTTTTTCGTCTAACGATTTTTTCAAAGTTCCTAAGAAACCTTCTCCAACCATATCCATTTCTACTCCAGCGTTTAATGCTAAAGCAGAAACATCCTGAAGATTACCCATTCCGTGTTCGATCATTTCAGGAATTCCTGTAAAATCTGTCACTACGAAACCTTTAAAACCCCATTGTTTTCTTAAAACATCTGTCATTAACCATTTGTTTCCTGTTGCAGGAATTCCATCAATTTCGTTGAAAGAAGCCATAACTGAACCGACTCCGGCATCAACAGCTGCTTTGTAAGGAGGGAAATAATCATTGAACATTCTGATGTGACTCATGTCAACAGTGTTGTAATCACGTCCTGCTTCCGGCGCTCCGTATAAAGCAAAATGTTTTACACATGCCATAATAGAATTATTCTTAGAAAGATCGTGTTGTTGGTATCCGTTTACCATTGCTTTTGCAATTTGGCTTCCTAAATACGGATCTTCTCCTGAACCTTCAGAAACTCTTCCCCAACGTGGGTCACGAGAAATATCAACCATTGGAGAGAATGTCCAGTTGATCCCGTCTGCACTTGCTTCCTGAGCCGCAATTTGCGCACTTCTTTCGATTAGATTCATATCCCATGTACAAGATAATCCTAACGGAATTGGGAATGTTGTTTCGTAACCGTGAATTACATCCATACCAAAAATCAATGGAATTTTCAATCGGCTTTTTTCAACAGCAATCTTTTGTACTTCTTTAATTTTTTGAACAGATTTAATATTGAATAAACCTCCTACTTTACCTTCAGCAATTTTTTTAGCCACATCAGAACTATTTGCTTGTCCTGTAGTAATATCTCCAGAAGTTGGTAAATTAAGCTGCCCTAATTTCTCGTCTAATGTCATTTTTGACAGTAACTCAGCTACAAACTCTGATTTTGGTTTAATTGTTACTGCATTTTTAGTGGTCTTTTTTTGAGCGTAACTCAAAACAGTACATCCTAAAAAAAGTAAGACTAATTTGTTTTTCATGTCTATCTAATATTTGTTTTTTAATGGAATATGGAATCGCTTTTCTTCATTCTGCTTGTAATTTGGAATCAAAGCGATTTCATTCTATTCTATTTATTTGTTCGTATTCGTTTTTATTTGTTTAAACATCCAGTCATAAATTTCAGGATTGTCATAAACTCTTGACCAACTATCGTGACCTGCGTCATCAAAAATGGTCAATTGAACATCTTTGGCATTGCATTTTTTTAATTCTTTGTAAATCGATATTGCATAATCTACCTTTACTACATCGTCTAATAACCCGTGAAAAATTCTGGTTGGAATAGCAACTATTTTACAAGCACTTTCTAACTCAATCAAATCAACAAAGCCAGAAATTGGTACTATTGCCGCAAACTTATCCGGATATGAAA
Coding sequences:
- the bglX gene encoding beta-glucosidase BglX, whose protein sequence is MKNKLVLLFLGCTVLSYAQKKTTKNAVTIKPKSEFVAELLSKMTLDEKLGQLNLPTSGDITTGQANSSDVAKKIAEGKVGGLFNIKSVQKIKEVQKIAVEKSRLKIPLIFGMDVIHGYETTFPIPLGLSCTWDMNLIERSAQIAAQEASADGINWTFSPMVDISRDPRWGRVSEGSGEDPYLGSQIAKAMVNGYQQHDLSKNNSIMACVKHFALYGAPEAGRDYNTVDMSHIRMFNDYFPPYKAAVDAGVGSVMASFNEIDGIPATGNKWLMTDVLRKQWGFKGFVVTDFTGIPEMIEHGMGNLQDVSALALNAGVEMDMVGEGFLGTLKKSLDEKRVSIETIDNAVKLILEAKYDLGLFQDPYKYCDEKRAKTEIFTSNSRKEARSISAQSLVLLKNQNQVLPLKKSGTIALIGPLADAKENMPGTWSVATKMENAISLLAGIKEVAGPSAKVLYAKGSNLDYDETFETNATMFGKTLHRDGRSKEELLAEALKVANQSDVIVAALGESAEMSGESSSRTNLEIPQAQKDLLNALLKTGKPVVLVLFDGRPLVIKEENETVPAILNVWFAGSEAGYAIADVLFGDVNPSGKLTATFPRSVGQLPIYYAHKNTGRPLSNTEGKFEKFRSNYIDERNEPLFPFGFGLSYTSFEYSNLKISSDKMNFSGKLKVTVDVANTGNYDGKETVQLYIRDLVGSVTRPVRELKNFQKITLKKGEKQTVSFDITVEDLKFYNSDLQFVAEPGQFDIFVGGNSNADKKVSFELIK